From the genome of Symphalangus syndactylus isolate Jambi chromosome 13, NHGRI_mSymSyn1-v2.1_pri, whole genome shotgun sequence:
tttcttaaaacacaaaaagtgTTACATTCAATTCCTAATGTGATTTAGCTCACTCAATCTAATTCCAAAATGATTCGGTGCTTAGCTTGAGCTCCATCTTGTGGCTTTACAGCAATTCTCTGGAAAATGTCagtcaaaaaatgacaaatttcaaaaaaataagctaattatttaaaagataaaaggacTATGCTATACTTCTCGATttgttatctttaaaaataaagtgacaaAGATGTGATCATACCCCTGCACTAATTTTGAAATGCTAGTCTAAATTTCCTGCCaatatttggaggtggggagaaTCTTGCTGGCAGTGTTCAGGAACTCAGTGCCTTAGAGGCTACTCACCACACTGTGTCAGTAAACTTCTCTTCAGCAGTCGCCTTTCCAGAGGCCATATGACACTTGAGAACATGATTCCCAAATACGTTTTTTGGTAATGGTCCtttgatttttgattttgttaACTTTCAAGTTAAATCCTGAATGGACAAACTTCACGACTGGACACAATGAAGTGAAAACCCTAACATCAGAGAGGCTCTGGATGAAAGCTCAAAGCTACTGTCAACACAATCAAATTAGAGGTTATCAGCCACAGAAAACATGAACATAACCCTGGCATTGGTCTCTACCTGACAATGCTGCCAAAATGTAAATAAGTGCCAACTGCGTAATATCACgaatgtagacttttttttttgagatggagtttcgctcttcttgctcaggctggagtgcaatggtgtggtcttgactcactgcaacctctgcctcccaggttcaagtgattctcctgcctcagcctcccaagtagctgggattacaggcacctgctgccatgcccagctaactttgtatttttagtagagacagggtttcaccatgttggtcaggctggtctcaaactcctgacctcaggtgatccacctgcctcggcctcccaaagtgttagaatttgGTGCCTGGCCCCCTTtttcaaaaatcataaaaaatgtctacattaggccgggtgtggtggctcatgcatgtaatcccaccactttgggaggctggggcaggtggattacttgagtccaggagtttgagaccagcctgggcaacatggcgaaaccctgcctctacaaaaatacaaaaattagctgggtgtggtggcacccacctgtagtcccagctactggagaggctgaggtgggagaatcgcttcagcctgggaggtggaggttgcagcggaGCCACACTTGTGCCaatcactctagcctgggtgacagagtgagacccccatctcaaaaaaaaaaagaaaaaaaaaccataaataatTCAGCTACTATATTTAGGCTGATATTGTCAGTGGCTTAACTGgttgtttgcaattttttttattttatgaataaaaatgtacatattcaCTTTTCCCTCACAAATGCTATTGTTATTCATACCTACACCAAAGGCAACAAAGATCATGAATGACATCTGTCTTTCAACTCATATCTTTCTTAGCTGTTAATAAATTTTAAGCATTTAAAGTTATCTACCAACTTTTCAATaaactattgagaaaaataagaaaagcctACTATATTTAAACAATTCTAAGAGTTTACTGGCATCAAATTTTATAAGCTTAAATTTTCTGAAACATTTGGGTCATGTCCTCTTTATCTCTGTATTGTGCCCCAATTTAGCagtgtgcctggcacaaagtttGTGACCTCATGACCAAGTGGCCTTATTCTATTTCACATTTTACTTGAGTTCTCCTGGGAAGTTAACATCCTCTTCTAAACAGATACACAGCTCTCAGCCCTATGAGAGCAGAAATCTTATCTTATTCAATCTGTCCCAAGCATCTGGAAAGTCCCTGGCCCACATACTAggcactcagtaagtatttgGTTGTTCCAGTTAACATATGAGATGGTTAATCTGATTATAGTGAAATTCAGAGGGAATGCTAAGTTTAGATTACTTaactaaaagtaaatttaaataaaagtgaatttAGCAAACTGTAGTAAGACAGATTGAACTAAAAATCATTTCTCAGAAAACTAGTTTCAAAGAGTAGAAGTTAAACAGGTTTCTTTGCTGCTGGAACCCTGTAGGACTATTCTAATCCTAAACTAAAATCTTTTGTAAACCTTCAAGTATATAGCATTTCCCAAATCGATGTgaacacaatttattttttttaaccaagcaTCCAGAGGAAACTGATACTGAAGAACACACTCTGGGAAATGCTGCATGATACTATATCAGGCCACGCAGTATTAACACTAAAGAACATTAAATCAGTTTCCATGAAAAACCTGAAATGTTCTAATTTCCTAAAAAGCGTACTGATTTGTAGATGTTAATATTCTACCTAAAATTAAGACAAGAAAACATTTAATTGAAATCTGGTCTTCTCTAGGACTAAAAAACCTTAAgtatacatgaaagaaaaaaaatcaaacttgaaGATCTACACACAAAATATCTTTTATTCTGTGGAATCAAAGCTCCACACAAGTATTTTATAAgatccactaatttttttttttttgagacagagtcctactccgttgcccagggtggagtgcagtggggcaatctcggctcactgcaacctccatctcctgggttcaagcaattctcctgcctcagcctcccgagtagctgggactacaggtgcgcgctcccatgcccggctaattttgtatttttagtagagatgggatttcaccgtattagccaggctggtcttgaactgacctcgtgacccgcctgcctcggcctcccaaagtgctgggattacaggtgtgagccaccgtgcccagccctaatatagtatttttaaatgatatgatTATACAACAACTTTCTTTAAAATCTAAGTTCACAAAAATGATCGTCTGTTTTATCTCTACTGACTATAATTACCAGTTGTAAGAACAATTCTAACCATATTAATACCTGACAGAATGTTGAGGCCTGATTATAACTGGACATTGGGTAGCATCCAATTAAAGTACCAGTAGAGCTTGGatgtatcaaagaaaatattttattcaagttCCCAAAACAAACTTGAGGAGTTATGCTGGGTTTGAATTGAAGAAAAAAGGCCAAgttaaaataggaaaacaaatgGTTTTCATTTGGTGGCAGTTGAAATCAaagtatacatgtgtatacattcTAATCCGTCATCTATCCCATGTGGCATTTTCCAAGGTTTTAAGAGTCTACCAGGCCAAACCCTTTGCCACTTTCActgcttttgctttgcttttcccctttcttttctctcgCTTTGCCTTCagcctttttctttgcctttggttcaTCCATATTGGGTACTGTCCATGCTGGTCTAGAAGagtctttttgtttctcttaacATCAGTCTCCATTTTCATGTCATCTgcataaaaagatggaaaaactaTTAACACCATGTATGAAAAAAACCACCCTGTGAAAGCATATTAATGCACTAAGAACATCAGAACATTAGAACTGAAGGTAGAccgaaaatagagaagaaaaaactttCTAAAGAATGTTGGCATGACTGTCCTTCCTTAGAATAGTAATGTTAAATAGGAACCATTTAGGATGCATGGCTCTAAGTTAGTACATTAGTAGATATATGGTTCTGAGCACATGTGAGTTACAAGAACATTTCTCCTATTAAGTGATTCCTTGAGTTCAGTAAGCACACCTACACTTCTAAGGGATACACCTTAGATGTAATGAACTGATTAGGAATGAATGGCCATTTCTTATGAACTTGAACTAAATTATAATGAACTGAGAACGAACTTCTAATGAACTCGATGGAGTAGTCAGCAGCAGGGTTGTAATGGCAGAGACAGGCACTCAACAGAGAACAAAGACCTGGACGCATCCCGGGGCTGGCATACTTTTCCTAGCTAGGTAACACCCAGAGATCCAGCTCTACTGATAGAAGACTTGGCAGGAAGTTCAGTGCAAGCATGCTGTGGTACACCTATCACCTTCTCCACTGTGAAGAACATGCTCAGAGTCCCTCACTGGGACCTCCTTATCAGGATACACAAAGTCTTCTATTATCTCGACTACCTGGCATTATATTAGATATTCACCACTGTTTCCACAGTATCTAGAATAGTGTCTGGTATATAACAGCCACTAAATAACTAGGTGTTGAATGATTATTTTAGGTGCTGTTCTAGTTTGTGGGGATACAGTGGTCCATATGAGCTCCTAGCCCTCACGGAGTTTACAATGTTCTGTTGAGGGAGAAtaacaaagcaaacagaaagaaaacctcAGCCAGATATAGTATCTATAGGcatttgtagtctcagctatttgggagactggggtgggaggatcatttgaggccaggagttcaaggatgttGTGGGCTTGGTCACGCCTGTGAacagccactatactccagcctgggcaacaaagtgagatcctgtctcccaaaaaaaaaaaaaggaactggtaGGCGCTGGTAAGAACATGTTAAGATAATGAGGTTTTTAAGCATGGCAGTGATATAATCTGATTTACCTTCTGAAAAGATCACACTGGTGGATATGTAGAAGATAAATGAGAAGGGAACAAGAGCGGAAGAGAGAAGTAAAAAGGCTCCTATAATAGTACAGGCAAGAGATGACGGCCATCTGAATCAAGGTGAAAGCAGGAGAAAAATGGATGCAGATTTCTAATGTATTTTTGGGACAATCAGTAAGACTTGCTAATGGTTTAGATGTGGGGAATAAAGGAAAGAGGAATCAAGGATGACTACTAGGTTTATGGCTTAAGAAATTAGGCAGGCAGCTGAAAGAgtagaaataaggaaaaacatGAACTTCAGGGTAGAGATGAGAGCCAAACTGATAACACACAGATTACTAAATGGGGAGACTCCCTCAGTCTCAGTCCCACCACACTTTAGCTCctaaaatatctaagaataagGGCATCCAGAATTCCCCAGGCAGGACATAAGATAATTTCTCTCTGGggatgatgagaaaaaaaaagacttaacagATTCTGATATAAGAGATCTCTGAATAAAACCTCCTGGAGCCATTCCAATTCTTCTATATATCTAGCAGTTGACAGACCCTCTCCCACACCTTGTCTCCCTCCAGCTTCCAATCATCATTGTAGTGCCATACTTTTAAATACAAATGACCACTGATAACCAGACATTTGAGAAAAGCTTCTAAtatgaaagaaagagacaaaagtaaaggaatggaagggCTTGGGAGGGAATTCCAAGAGGAAAGACAGATAATACataccataaataaaaatttcaaaagcaaactGTAATTAATACCCTTAGGAAAATCAGAGAAGATATATGCCTATTTAGAACACAGAGTTGATGACTCAAGGGGCATTTACAAAACACAAAGAACACAAAGCTATGAAAAAGGAacagtaggctgggcgcagtggctcacgcctgtaatcccagcactttgggaggccgaggcgggtggatcacgaggtcaggagatcaagaccatcctggctaacatagtgaaaccctgtctccactaaaaatacaaaaaattagccgggcgtgatggcaggcgtctgtagtcccagctactcgggaggctgaggcaagagaatggtgtgaacccgggaggcggaacttgcagggagccgagatgatgccactgcactccagcctgggtgacacagcgagactccgtctcaaaaaaaaaaagtaaaaaaaaagagaaaaacttttagaaattaaaaatataagagaaaaccAAGTAATAAGAACCAGAATACAAGGTCAAGGAAATTAGAGGGTataacaaaagaaatagaaaacaggagagaaaagaaaacaggatcAATCCAAAAGAATCAAAAGCGGATGGGCATCTGGTatctagaacatataaagaactcttaacaacccgataataaaaaagacaaacaacgtAATTGAAAAACGAGGCAAAAGACTTGAGTAGACCTTTCTccaaaaagatacacaaatggtcaataagcatatgaaaaaatgttcagccgggcgcggtggctcacacctgtaatcccaccactttgagaggctgaggcaggtggatcacttgaggtcaggagttcaagaccagcctggccaaaatggtgaaacccagtctctactaaaaatacaaaattcagctgggcatggtggcacacgcctgtattcccagctacttgcgagtctgaggcaggagaattgcttgaacctgggaggcagaggttgtggtgagccgagatcatgccactgcactccagcctgggcaacagtgagactccatctcaaaaacaaaaaacaaaaaacaaacaaacaaaaaacactttattcaatgtcattagtcattaggaaatttcaaatcaaaattacaatgagaatCTATTTCATACCCACGAAGATGGCTATAATccgaaaatagaaaacaagtattagtgaggatgtgaagaaactcaAATACTCAAACACTgcagatgggaatgtaaaatagtgtggCTGATgtggaaaacattaaaaagactcaccatatgacccagcaattccacttatcAAACAAAACCTTGTGTAcctgaatgttcacagcagcactattcacaatacccatAAGGGGAAAGAAATCCAAATGCCCAGCAACTGTTGAATGGATATGAAACGTGGTACATGCAATGGactattatttagccttaaaaagaaaggaagtactgatatatgctacaatgtGGGTGACCTTCAAAAGCACCatgctaagggaaataagccaggcacaaaggtCTCAttatatatgattccacttataagaAATATTCAAAACAGGTAAATTCACACATGAAAAGAGcatattagtggttgccagaggctgggggtaGGAAGAGGAGAGACAGACTCCTTAATGGGTATTAAGCTTCCTTCTGGGGTGAGGAAAGTGTTTTGGTACtagaggtgatggttgcacaacaacatgaatgtactaaataccactgaactgtacactttaaaatggttaattttatgttatgtggatTTTgccttaacaacaacaaaaaagaaccaaTAGGGAGGGGTGATGTGTATGTGAGGAAATGAAAACAGCAAGTGAAGGCAAGTGTTTCAAAAAGTTTCAAGGACAACTGAAATAAAGCAGCAGATTGAGAGAACTTGAGATCAAGggagaaatttttctttctttcttttgacattgAACATCCCAGAACACATCTATGCTGTTGGCAATGACCCAGTGGAGGAGACTGATAAGGCAGATGCATGAGTACAACCCCTGAGAATGTAACGGTGAAGAGGATTCAGAACATAAGCGGAGAAACTGGCCTTGGAGAGAACATtaataaaaaagggaaaacagactATACAACATTTGAAATCTTATAGACTTGGGTAGTGGAAAGATGAGGATATTTCTGTTGGTTGGCCCCTTTTTCTCACAGAAGTTGAAGTAAAatgctttttgtaatttttattcataCGGAGTGGGAGAAGGTTGAAATGGgaagaataaaaagttaaaaacagccatttttaaagggaaaaaaaccccCTAAGGTTGGGAGATTGAGAAATACTGCTCTCTTCCTTGGGCATAAGACatcaaataaatgtatttctattttaaagtctGGGTATTGCGAATGCTTAATTTAGTTTGCTGACAAATTGGTGCATTAAATGTGCAAAAAGcagcattatatatatatcttccaaCTTCATGATTAAGACACAAAGGTTCCTAGAATCTGTCAAAATGCAATAGTGAAACCCTGTGATTTTCAGGATAATAGTATAAGGGCATAGGACTCATAGAATGGGAATTAGATCTTACAAAGAGTAAAATGAAGACCTATGCTGCCTAGGCCCTGAATGAACTGTGTACCCTCCCAACGAGAGTATGTCTAGATTTGTCTACTCCTGTAGAACTGTTTATTCCTGAGACATGGAGGCTATTGTATAAGCACCAAAGACCCACTCTAAATAATCCAAAACATACCTATATACATGAACAGGcttgacagaatttttttttttttaaatgaagcgcagagggactgggcactgtggttcatgcctgtaacccagtgctttggaaggctgaggtgggaagaattCCGCttcagctcaggaattcaaggctgcaggaagctataatcacaccactgcactctagcctaggtgacagagggaggagaccctgcctcaaaaaaaaaaaaaaaacgagaaagaaaaagaagaagcacACTCACCTTTTTCATCTTTTACCTCACATCGCATTTTCTCTTGGCAATGTTTGGGTTTGGGTACCACCACAGTTGCTATCTCTTGAATATCCTTCATTAAAACATCACCATCTAGTTTGAGAATACTTTTAAGCCTGCTGACCTCCTTTGgggcattcttttttctcttttcagcaCGCATCTTTCTTTTCCACTTACTCCGTAAGCTTTTAGCCATGTTTTACCTGAAGTTAACAAAAACACACATTCAAAAGCAAATCTTTaatctaaaaaaggaaaaaggcaaaTCCTTAGAAAACCAGGCCAACAGGTATCTCTACAAAACAAGTGAAAAGTAAAACTCTTCAATCTGTTCACTTTTTATGACTTAACATGCAACTTATATGAAGATCAACATGGTACATACACTCACTAAATAACAATTAAGATATCAAATCAAACTTGTGGTCATAAGCAAACTACAAATCAAACCAATTCTGAAGGCaccttgcatttctttttctttttcctttttttttttgagacggagtcttgctctgtctcccagactcccagactggagtgcagtggagcgatctcggctcactgcaacctccatctcccaggttcacgccattctcctgcctcagcctcccgagcagctgggactataggcgcccaccaccacgcccggctaattttttgtatttttagtagagacgaggtttcaccgtgttagccaggacagtctctatctcctgacattgtgacccgcccgcctcggcctcccaaagtgctgggattacaggcttgagccaccgcgcccggctgaatttctttacaaaataaagaaatttaatttccCCAGAATGCAAGAGCGTCATCACCTTACATTTATGCAACAGCTTACAAAttacaaaatgatttttataaacaCTTCACCTCATCTTCATTATCCATCCTCTCAAGCCAACTTAACGACTGTAAACTTATCTATTCCTACTCTTGTTTTCTTTCCACTCAGTTCCGCCCTAAATCCTCCACAAGGTGCTCAGTGTGATCTTTTAAAAGAGCATTCACTGCCTTTCTTCGAGTTCTTTAAAGACCTCCTCCCTCATATATATTCAAGATCTACAAGGTCATTTGTGATCTGTCCCCTGCCTCCTTCAACTctatttcatttccttctccaTCCCCATCCCCGCAGGCTCCAACTACGTCTGTAAAGAGTCCAAACTATCTCTACGTCAGTGCCTTCATATTTGCTGTCCCTATGCCTGGCAACCGCTCTTCTCAAGGCTTGCTCCTTCATTTGATACCTCAGAAAGGACTCCTCTGACCTCCGTAAGCTCCCTTCCCTGCTTAATAAGTGTTACAACCTGAAACTATTGTTTTCTGTCACGTCCCCCACCCTCTCCCCAGACTGTAGACTCCACGAAGGTAGAGGGAAAGgtcttgttcactgctgaatCGCCCAGTGCACAGAATTTTGCATACTTGTTGAACGAACGACTAACATTTTTTGAACGCCCGCAATCACAAAGTCATTCCGCTCCCTTGTCTACATAACTCAACCCTTGCGAGGTGCTAGGAAAGCGGGCGGTAAACAACCTTGAGGGCCGAAGTTAACTTCAGTGGGCTCCACTTTACCCAGTGCACTCGGAGGCCGGAGGGCCCCCACCAAGAAGAGCACGGGGAACCCTCGCCCTCAACAAGGCCTGCATCGCCGGACTGGAGCTCAAGTATAGCCCAGCGAGTGTCAAGAAACGAAATTCTCCAGGGGTGGCGGAATCAAGCCCCAAGTCCCATGTCTCACTGGACCGGTGAGGCACCGAACTCACCTGAGAAACGAACACCCACACCTCAAGCTCACGCCGACCGGAAGTCCTTACACTTCCGTCTTCCGGGCAGAGGCCACCCGGGGCGGATGCATTGCACGCCGGGATACAAAATGTCTCAAGGAGCCTTGAGAGGCGGGATTTTGGAAGCCGGACGTTGACGAGCTTCCGCCATTGGTGTGATCGCGGACCTAGAAACTTGGTCCGTCCGTTACAGGTGTAGAAGTCGGATTTGGAGAATGCAGATGCGTGTCCGGTCAAGGTTAGGCTCCAGGTAGGTCCGCTTTCCGGACGTGGGCAGGGTAGCCCCGAGACTAACCTATGGAGTGAACCTGGCCAGGAGACCCTACTTGTCAGACAGGGAGCTGCGAGCCCACCTTTAGATCTGACCTCACCGTTTACATGATACTCATGTATTTCCTTAGATCAAGTCAGCCTAGATCAGGTGTTATTCCAGAGGCCGTATTGAGATCATTTTTATTTGCAGCCTGTGCATTTTCTCATCTCGGGTGATGGcctcacacatgtacacatatgtcaaACCGTATCAAACtgcacactttaaatatgtgcaactTATTGCATGTCAGTTATACTCAAAGCTGGtaccaaaaacagaaaacaagcttTTCCTACCCCAGAGAATTTAAAGGGTAAAATGATCAAAGGATTTCAGTTCTATCATTGTTTACCTGTCTGATCACTTACATATCAGACACAATGCTAAGCCTAGGACGATTGTCTTAGCTCACGAAAAACACTTACTTTACAACTATTTCTAATGGCATAGGCTTTGGAACCATATAGGTCTGTGTTGTATTCTTGCTTCCAACACTTGTGAACGATATGGGTGAGTAATTAATGTCATAAGGGCCTGAATTTCCTTGTCCCTAAAGTGAACATAATACAACCTAATTGATGCTGTAAGAGTTCAACAAATGGTACCCTTTTTACATTATAGTTTCAAAAGTATAGCTACACAGTACTATTTGTAAGCAATGTTTCTAGAGATTTACGACATATACCCAAAAAACATGTCTTTAATGATGGCCCGGTGAACTCCTGCTGGTTGCTAGGAAAAAAGGGTTCTGAGGCAATCTATGGgtaccttttttctttaaatttgtgtCCTTTATGAAACCATGCATAGTATGGAAATTACTGAATTCAGAATATAGCAAGGTTAAAGAGGCTGAAAAAAACTTAGAACATTTGATGTAAAAAAAAGGAAGCATGCCTAAGAAACCTGGTTTATTTAAATGAGATTTCGTTCTTATAAAGCAAGTGAATTTCTGTTTTACAAGTCAACCATATACTGTACCTCATCTTTCAAATGAGAAGTTAGCTACCTCACCCAAAAATATATGTGCACATTGCATTTTAGAGAAAACTTACATTCTGATAGTCATATTTACTGTATCTTGTTTAACATACCAGGACAAGACTTTTGAATAGGCACTTGGcaccagaaaaaataatttacctATTATGAAAATGTCATGTTAAAATACCATGCCATGACTTAGCATTACAAGTGCTTTAAACAGCTGAGTAAAACACCCTTTTACTCCTTTTTACTTATGTCCCCTCACCAGTTATATAAAAGCAGTTCTAGAAGAGTTAAGTGGCCTTAGTATATTTAAAAGTCtaatttattccttcattcatgCCTTTGAATATGCACTCTATTATAGGCACTATGCTGAATTTGCAAAGATGAAGGAAACTAAACTACTGTTTTTGGGAAACTTCTTGGTCTTGGGATTCCTTTACACGCTTATTATATtgatcatatcagaaattaaaacaattttttttggaaaatttaaGTCATTTAGAAAGGATAAACTTATtacatgttaacatttttatggaaaataactatgttttctaaataaaaaataatttagtgaaaagaatggcattgttttacattttaaaaatgtcggATCTACTTTTGCTTATACAGAATCTTTAGTCACAAATCAGTCCATTCCACCTTTGAACTGAAAATGGTATTAATACCATCAGCTGACATTAATTAAGCACTTAGTTTAGTTTATTTATCTATCTCATTTACTCCTTGTAATAGCCCAATAAGCTAGAcatcattattattcccattatgAAGATGAGGCAAGAGACCTAAGGAAGGATAAATAATTCGCCAGATGTCACTTAAGCACCTGGTTGGATTGCAAGGATTCTAATCTAGATGCTTTTACCCACCATGCTATGTTAAACTTGATTGCACTACATCATGCACTTGGATAATTCAACAATTAATGATAATAAAGTCAAACTTACATCTACAAATCATGCAAGCTTAAATTGATACTACAAGTTTATTTCAACTTAATAGCTGGGAAATACTTAGGGGGTGTTATGGGCCGAGTTGtagtccccccaaaattcacatgaagaaatcctaatcccagcacttcagaatgtgactgtatttggagataggtttttaaagagataattaaggaAAAATGAGGTCCTCagtgtgggccctaatccagtatgactggtatcctcattaagaagaagaaatttaGGCACAGACAAGTACAGAGGGAAGTCCATttaaagacacagggagaagatggccatctacaaatCAAAGAGAAAGGCCTCAAAGGAAACCaaccctgctaacaccttgatcttggacttttagccgccagaactgtgggaaaacaaatttcttgttgaagccacccaagctgtagtactttgttatggcagcttaaCAAACTAGTACAGTGAGGGAATTTGACAAAATTTCATTGGTTACTGGTACACTGACCTAACATGCtgtgtggcccaacacaaatgaAACCATAAGACAACAGttcccaaatattttaattttgaaatcaaTATACTTAATGGCTGATGACCCA
Proteins encoded in this window:
- the LLPH gene encoding protein LLP homolog, which gives rise to MAKSLRSKWKRKMRAEKRKKNAPKEVSRLKSILKLDGDVLMKDIQEIATVVVPKPKHCQEKMRCEVKDEKDDMKMETDVKRNKKTLLDQHGQYPIWMNQRQRKRLKAKREKRKGKSKAKAVKVAKGLAW